A genomic segment from Thermococcus sp. LS1 encodes:
- a CDS encoding alkaline phosphatase family protein, whose amino-acid sequence MRKKLALISLDGCGVYNLKHMPFLSELAESGEFAVVDSIFPTLTDLVHTSVMTGVWPKDHGVVENGYYDRLSDRKVNFYDYEVAFNPHKVIKAPTIVDLLRQKGVRTAAVSGYTMPPFSGTDVRIFPPFFAGDRMYRQHGRDWRKDVWVMNSAIYLYEECRPDLLLVHFASIDGMGHDYGPLSEGALKAVETVDTAVRTLWERLKEEYAFIIFADHGQEEVHTWVNLKTYLRKHGIETLRVSSGGGVHVYLRDPNPAEEAFEVLRKAPGVKEVFFRDELPHLDTPLSGELIVSAKPGYWFCSHRMCRGIKGVSHWVKGMHGSMNEPVVKVPLILWGFEKVELEIPGLMDIAPTVLEFFGVEKPGNMVGRSLIK is encoded by the coding sequence ATGAGGAAAAAGCTCGCGCTGATAAGCCTCGACGGCTGTGGGGTCTACAACCTGAAGCACATGCCCTTCCTGAGCGAGCTTGCTGAAAGCGGTGAGTTCGCGGTGGTTGACTCTATCTTTCCCACGCTCACGGACTTAGTTCACACCAGCGTGATGACGGGGGTGTGGCCGAAAGATCACGGAGTCGTCGAGAACGGCTACTACGACCGCCTCTCTGACCGGAAGGTTAACTTCTATGACTACGAGGTGGCCTTTAATCCCCACAAGGTCATTAAGGCCCCGACCATCGTTGACCTCTTGCGGCAGAAAGGTGTTAGAACCGCAGCCGTCAGCGGCTATACGATGCCCCCGTTCAGCGGGACGGACGTTAGAATCTTCCCACCCTTCTTTGCCGGTGACAGGATGTACCGCCAGCACGGTCGCGATTGGAGGAAGGACGTCTGGGTCATGAACTCGGCCATATACCTATACGAGGAATGCAGACCGGATTTGCTCCTCGTACACTTCGCTTCGATAGACGGCATGGGCCACGACTATGGGCCGCTGAGTGAGGGGGCTCTAAAGGCCGTTGAGACCGTTGACACTGCAGTTAGAACCCTATGGGAGCGCCTGAAGGAAGAGTACGCCTTCATAATCTTCGCTGACCACGGACAGGAAGAGGTTCACACCTGGGTGAACCTGAAAACCTACCTCAGGAAGCACGGCATCGAGACGCTACGCGTCTCCTCTGGCGGTGGAGTTCACGTTTATCTCAGAGACCCGAACCCGGCCGAGGAAGCCTTTGAAGTTCTGAGGAAGGCTCCGGGGGTCAAAGAAGTCTTTTTCCGCGATGAGCTACCCCACCTCGATACGCCCCTGAGCGGCGAGCTGATAGTCTCCGCCAAGCCTGGCTACTGGTTCTGCTCCCACAGAATGTGCAGGGGGATTAAGGGAGTAAGTCACTGGGTTAAGGGAATGCACGGCTCCATGAACGAGCCGGTTGTGAAGGTTCCGCTGATACTGTGGGGTTTCGAGAAAGTTGAGCTTGAAATCCCGGGCCTCATGGACATAGCACCGACGGTTCTGGAGTTCTTTGGTGTAGAAAAGCCGGGGAACATGGTAGGGAGGAGTTTGATAAAATGA